A stretch of DNA from Fodinicurvata sediminis DSM 21159:
GGGATAGGGTCTGCGCTCAGCGAAAGCCGCCCCTGCGATAGAGGCGCCACGCCAGCACTGGTGCCGAAAGCAGAGGGTGCCGCTTCTGCCAGGCCGTGGGCTCAACGCGGACTCCCGAGTGCCGCTCGATCTTCCATAGCAGATAGGACTGCCCATCTGCGAAGGTGAAAGCGGCTTTCGCCAAACGCAGGATCGACAGGACCTTGCCCGCCACACGCCGCAGGCGCCAGGCCAGCGCTGTCTTCCACTGCACCTGCTTTTCAGCCTCGGCCAGCAGCCGGGAGTCCTTCAGGCTGTCCCAGGCCCGGTCATAGCGTTCCTGATAGCGATCGTAGAGCTGGCGTGCCCGGCCGCCGCCTTCGGCCCTGAGTTCGGTACGGTAGGTTTCGGCAAAGGCCCGGGACCAGAGCGCTTCCGATGTGGGAGGTGTTATGAAAAGGGGGCGGGTTTTCTGAGCCAGGGTGGCCACGGCACGCGCCAGGGCCGTTACGGTCTGTCGTCGACTTTCGGAATTCCGCGCAAGCACTATGCCGCTTGGCTGTGCGAAGCGCGCCCAGAAGTAGGGATGGAAGCCGTCCGGTCCGACACGCTGGGCAAACTGCTCCAGGGTCATGACGGCATACTTGGCGCGCACCGTACGTCCTTCATGCTCGGTCTCCATGTAATAGACATTGGGGGGCAGGGTACGGTTCAAGCGCCGCAGGACAGGATTTTCCTGCAGGTCCTGGTAGCTTTCCAGCAGCAGGTAGAGATCGACCAGGCCGTCATAGGGTGTGCCGCCACGCAGGCAGCTGCCATAGAACAGAACAGCCTGCACCGCGTCCGGATGGCCGTTGGTTGCCTTTTGACAGGCGGCTCTTGCAACGCTGAGCACAGCCGGCTCCGCAGGGTGCTGGCTTTCCCGTTCCACAAGCTCGATCAGGCTGTCCGGAAGTTCTGTCATTGCCGAGCCTAGAGCTTCACGAAATCCAGGGAATCCGGTGCGCTCACCCGCAGGGGGCGTTGTGGATCCGGTTCATGAAACTGCCCATCCAGGGTGAAAGGGCCCTCCAGCTCCAGTTCAACGCTGTCGGCGCCGCGGCTGCGGTAACAGTCCTTTGGAAGTCTGCGTTCATTGCCACCGTACAGGACTTTCAGGCTGTGGCGCAGCAAGCCCTTGGGTGGATAGCAGATCGAAGTATAGCGCAGCGGTTCTCCCTGCTGATTCCAGAAGGGCCGCGAGCCCACCACGAGGCGGTCCAGTGTCGTGGCGATGGCCAGAAGCTCCCTGCGGGTTTCGCTTGCCCCCTGGTCGAAAGCGGCTGTGATCGTTTCCCCGCGTATGGCCTCGCGGCTCTTGCCTCCGAACACCCATCCGCCCAGCAAGCGGGCCAGGGTCAAACCAGCGGCCCAGTCGGCCTCGATCTTCAGGGGGTGGACCTCAGTGCGACACAACTGGATGGCCTGGTAAATGGCGGCGGCACCAAAGAACATGCCCCGCTGGGGCGGGGTGTTAAGCGCTCCTTCAAGGCGCAGGACGTACCGACGGCACAATGCCGAGTCCAGATTGCCATCGGCAAGGCGTTTGCGAAGCCGTGCCAGACCCCTGTGTGGCTTGCCACGCAAACCGACATCCACGGCCGTCATGTTGGTCATGCCCCCGTGCAGCAGACCGAAGACCGGAGGGGTTTCCCCCCAAGGGCGACGTTCCAGTACTTCCGTCATGACTGCCTGAACCGTGCCGTCTCCGCCATTGACCAGCAACAGCTCCACGCCGGCCGCCGCTAGGCGGTCCAGGGCGGCGGGCAGGTCCTCAAAGTGATCTAGACGTTCGTAGTGAAGTCCCGGAAAGGCGTCCACGGCCGCTTCCAGTTGGTCCATGCCCTGCTTGTTCTGCTGACTGAGAGGGTTGCTGACGAGCCCAGGTATCATGTGCCGTGCTGTGTCCAGGGAAGTGAGAAGCCCGTGCCTATTGGCCTGAATCCGCTTGGTCAAGCGGCGTTGCCGCTCGATGAATGTTCCGTGCGAATCTGAATGGGTTCCGAGGCTTCCCTTCGAACCACCAGGAAACCGATCAGGCAGGCCATGGCCGTGAACGGCGCCCAGGCCCCCATCCAGCTGGGCATAGTGCCGACTTCGCTGAGCGCGATCGAAGTGCCGTTGATCACGAAGAAGGTGAAGCCGATGGCAACACCGCCAATCATAAGGCGGGTCAGGGTGCCGGTGCGCCTGTAATCCTGTCCCCAGGCCACGGCCAGGAAGATCAGCAGGATGGGCGTCAGGCTCTGGGTGATACGGGCGTTCATCCAGGTCTTGTAGACCTGGGGCGAGCGCTGGCCGTAGCTCTTGCTGCTGACCAGTCCGGCCAACTGGGACATGGATAGCTCGCGTGGGGGGCGGGCCAGAAGACGCAGGCCCTCCGGGTCGATCTGGCCATCCCAGAGGTAGACGGGTAGTTTTTCCGCCGTGGTTTGGGCTTCGCCCAGCCGCGTAACCTCACGCAAAAGCCAGCCATTGGTTGTCTTCTGTGCGCTCTGCGCGTCAAGGCGTTCATAGAGCAGGCCCCTTTCATCGCGGCGGAAGAGGGTGATGTTATCCAGCCGTTCCGCGCCCAGGCTTTCTTCGGGGATACGCAGGTAGTCGTTCCCGCTGCGCAACCAGACCTTGCCATCGGCGCCAGCCAATTGCTCGGTCTCTCCGAATTCGCCGATGCTCCACTCCCGCAACTGGACCGTGGTCTCGGGCAGGACCTGGTCGTCCAGTGTGAATTGCAGGACAGCAAGCAGGCAGCCGACGGGCAGTAGGGCACGCATGATGCGGATGGGGGACAGGCCGCTGTTCCAGAGTGAAACCAGTTCCCGGTGGCGCTGCATCTCGGCCAGGGTCAGCAAGGCGGCCAGAAGCGTGGCGATGGGCAGCAGCTGGGACAGGAAGGACGGGAAGCGGTGGAGCGCATACTGGAGTGTGGCCTGCAGTTCGCTGTCCGCCTCGATACCGGCAATGTCATTGGACACTTCCATCATATCGAGCGTCAGGATGAAGAACGAGCCGGCCACAAGGATGAGCAGGAAACGCAGGAGGAACAGGCGTGACAGATAAAAGTCGAGAGTCGTCATGATGCCTCCCTGCGCTTGCGCCGACGTTCAATCAGATTGCCGACCAATGTGGTGGTCCTATCCAGTATTCCGACCCCCTGGTAGCGCGGGACCCGGAAGGCCACATCGAGGAAAAGCAGCAAGGAGCCAAGAAGGAAGATAAGCAGTGGCCCCCAAGCACCTAGCAGGGGTTCCACCTGTTCGCGCCGCACCATGCGGACACCCTGCTGCAAGGCCTCGTTGAAAGCCAGCAGGGTGATGACGCCAACAGCAACACCGGACGAGCGCTGGCTGCGGCGATTGCTCAATGCCAAGGGCACCGCCATGAAGGGCAGGACCAGGATGGATGCAATTCGGACCAGGCGCTCGTTCATTTCAGCCAGCAAACGAGGCTGCTCCAGTCCCTCGGGTGGATTGTCCTTCAAGGCCCAGAGTTCGGGGATGGTGTATTCACGCTCGTCCTCTCCCCGGGGCTGGACGGCATCATAGGCGTCCTCGCCCAGAACGGTCTGCATTTCCTCGAATCGCAGAAGACCATCGCTGCGTTCGCTGCCCGACTCCGGTTCGCGCGGGCCTTCAGCGGCTCCTGGCTCTATCGGAGTGGTCAGGCGAACGCCATTGAACAGCTGGACCAAGGGCGGACTGTCATCCTCGCTGTCCGTCAGGATACCTTCGCGGGCCGTGATCGTGGCGGCCTCATCCACCTCCTTGTCCTCTTCGTGGATGAAGATGCGCCTGAACTGGCGCCGATCCGGTGAGATTTCTTCGACCATCAGGGTCGTGTTGTCGTTGCTGACGAAAACCCCGGGTTGGATGAGGGCTTCGATGGACATGTTCTGGACCGAGGAGAGGACCGAACGATAGGCGTAGCGGCTGTGCGGCTGCAGTGTGTTGAAGATCAGGACGGCAAAGAGGCTCAGCAGCACAGCGGCCAGCATGACCGGACGCATCAATTGGTGCAGGCCGGTGCCCGAGGCGAGTATGGCGTCCATCTCGCTTTCGCGGCTGAGCCGGCGGAAGGCGAAATAGATTCCCAGGAACAGGGCCATGGGCAGTGCCAGGCCCAGGTAGTGGGGGACAAGATAGGCCAGCAGCTCGAAGACCACCTGCATGGTGCCCTGGGACCCCAGGACGGAATCCAGGACCCGCAGCATACGCTCCACCAGCAGGACCAGAAGCGCGATCAGCAGGGTGAAGGCGAGCGGCGGGAAGATTTGCCGCAGTATGTAGCGATCGAAGATGGGC
This window harbors:
- a CDS encoding diacylglycerol kinase family protein, with amino-acid sequence MIPGLVSNPLSQQNKQGMDQLEAAVDAFPGLHYERLDHFEDLPAALDRLAAAGVELLLVNGGDGTVQAVMTEVLERRPWGETPPVFGLLHGGMTNMTAVDVGLRGKPHRGLARLRKRLADGNLDSALCRRYVLRLEGALNTPPQRGMFFGAAAIYQAIQLCRTEVHPLKIEADWAAGLTLARLLGGWVFGGKSREAIRGETITAAFDQGASETRRELLAIATTLDRLVVGSRPFWNQQGEPLRYTSICYPPKGLLRHSLKVLYGGNERRLPKDCYRSRGADSVELELEGPFTLDGQFHEPDPQRPLRVSAPDSLDFVKL
- a CDS encoding LptF/LptG family permease; its protein translation is MTTLDFYLSRLFLLRFLLILVAGSFFILTLDMMEVSNDIAGIEADSELQATLQYALHRFPSFLSQLLPIATLLAALLTLAEMQRHRELVSLWNSGLSPIRIMRALLPVGCLLAVLQFTLDDQVLPETTVQLREWSIGEFGETEQLAGADGKVWLRSGNDYLRIPEESLGAERLDNITLFRRDERGLLYERLDAQSAQKTTNGWLLREVTRLGEAQTTAEKLPVYLWDGQIDPEGLRLLARPPRELSMSQLAGLVSSKSYGQRSPQVYKTWMNARITQSLTPILLIFLAVAWGQDYRRTGTLTRLMIGGVAIGFTFFVINGTSIALSEVGTMPSWMGAWAPFTAMACLIGFLVVRREASEPIQIRTEHSSSGNAA
- the lptF gene encoding LPS export ABC transporter permease LptF, producing the protein MPIFDRYILRQIFPPLAFTLLIALLVLLVERMLRVLDSVLGSQGTMQVVFELLAYLVPHYLGLALPMALFLGIYFAFRRLSRESEMDAILASGTGLHQLMRPVMLAAVLLSLFAVLIFNTLQPHSRYAYRSVLSSVQNMSIEALIQPGVFVSNDNTTLMVEEISPDRRQFRRIFIHEEDKEVDEAATITAREGILTDSEDDSPPLVQLFNGVRLTTPIEPGAAEGPREPESGSERSDGLLRFEEMQTVLGEDAYDAVQPRGEDEREYTIPELWALKDNPPEGLEQPRLLAEMNERLVRIASILVLPFMAVPLALSNRRSQRSSGVAVGVITLLAFNEALQQGVRMVRREQVEPLLGAWGPLLIFLLGSLLLFLDVAFRVPRYQGVGILDRTTTLVGNLIERRRKRREAS